AAAGAGGCTCTGAGCCCTGATCACGGCtaggaaggaaaaacaaaacctgtcacTGAGGAATCATTTGACGTGCCTTGGTCAGCCAGCTGTGCCGCACAAGTAGGGTATGGATGGCAAGCCTGTCaaattgaattgtttttttttttcttaagtatCAGAGACCATAAGAAGTTTGGTATAAAAGTTTGTCATTATCTGCAGTTGTTTGTGCTTACTGTATACGTCTCTGCTGTTTCACTCTTCTGTCTTGCGCCAACAGGACGAGCAGCTTTAAAGTTGTTCTGAAGCAAGAGACAGAGCGTGCGGTGTTCCCCTcctctgtcattctgtctgcaATAAGAGAAAAAGTTTCTCCCCCTAATGAGTTTGTGCATTCTGCAGTTGCTGTTTTTGACCATATTCAAACAGAATGGCTCATGATGTCAGCTCGATTTCTTTTCCCCTCACCCACAGAGTAAATGTCTTTGGTTTTGCGCTGTTTGTGATTAATGGAACATCAAAAGCCAATCTCAGCTCAGTGTGATGCCTTCCTGAGGACATAAGTCTGCCAGGGACACATAAACATCATTAATGAACAAGAGGCaactgagagacagagtgacaaaaagaggatgaggaagcaAACAGGAAggcaatatttgtttttgtcagtaatATGATGTATATTTACCTGTGGTTTTGATGATGATTGCCTCTGTGCAGTCACTTTGAGCGATGGAGACACAGTTTGCGCCAAGGGATCTCGTGTGATTACCTATCATCAGTTTTGGTGCATAGCGACAAATGGATGGCAGCACCTTTATTTCTAAAATCCATTTGGAAAATTGTATCTCCCTATGCTTTTTCACTCCCAGTGGCAAAGGACTGGGAAGTGTTTAAAGGAAGCTTCTCTTCTCATCTATATGAAGACAGCTAGCTATATTTATCTGGGTATGTAGCTCTCTGCTGGGCTTAGAGGCTTAATTACCcggaagagaggaaaagcaaaaatgaaatgcaattatGCAACTGTGTGCGCGGTACCCTGAATAGTGGAGCTATTGTAGATTGGAACATTGCTGCTAACATTTCTCAGTGAAAGTCTAACCTTTGAGTCGTGTTTTTCTGCAGAACAAGTCTGTGGATCCTTTAGGAGACAAATCCCAAACCTTTAAATTGTTTATTCAGAGCGTTTAAGCTACTTATCTTAGATATGCTAAAAGGTGCCCTCTGTTTGCCCTGTTTGGAAAGACTCTATTTTTAAGAAACACAGCATGTGTGCTTTTAAGGAATAGTTCTGGTAAATAATTTGTTTACTTGCTAATACAAAGCTACAACCCACAGCcagttagtttagcttagcacaaagactggaagcaagGGGGAAATGCTTGGCTtgttctgtccaaaggtaatgAAATTACACTATCACCTCTAATGTTTACAAATTAGCAAGTTAGAACAGTGTCATCTTTACATTTATCTTTGTGTAAAGgtaaagaagtaaagaaaaaacatgttgtttagtgagctttagaggtttgattttgttactttaggacagagccaggctagatGTTTTATCCACTCTAAATGCTGTTTGCAGACATTGTAGAACAAAGGTTCACACTCTCTGGACTGGCAGGGGAAATCAGGAAGGGAAAAGTTTAGGGGAGATATTTTAAGCTCTACTGTTtaagtgcccttgagcaagaaTCCTAACTGCAGCCCAAGTTGTTCATTTTCCATCAGCAGAGGGCTGCAGGCATAGAGTGAGAGCTGCACATGTATGAAGCTGAAAACATGCATCAAAATGAAATCTTATTGTGCGTGTCTCTGTGCCTTTCCGGTGGCATCAGCGTGAAGGATGTAGAGCCAGAGGGGGGGGCAGGATGGAGTGTTCCTGGAAGACGGtgttgctgctggtgtgtgCGTCTCTGGGGGTACAGTACACGGCCATCCGCACCCTGAGGGACTCGCTGTCTGGACGCTGTCAGGGAGCCTACCGCTGCCAGACCAGGCACCACAGAGGTATGTCACAATGGCTAGTTAAGGTTTTCTCACATACTGCGCTGCCTCACTAAGAGATTGCATGTTGGACTGTATCAATACATGCTCATatttattgtaataataaataaatgaataaattcaatGTATGTGTATTGTTACAGACTTTTACGTCACCACCAGAGGGCATTCACACTCTAAACACTTGACTGTTAGTAATATTGGCAATGTCAGTTATATTTTAGTAGTTCAGAGGAGAGATTCAGTAAAGAGACAGCATCACAACTGTGACTgaagcaagagaaagaggaagggagatcATTAAATGAGGGAATTCCCAAGAAGTGGGGAGGATAGAGAAATGAAATATGTGTGATTTGCTTTACAATTATCCTCCAATTTATCTCCATTAATCCCCTCTCAAAGCGCAGCTGTAGCTTGCTGGCGCTGAGCTCCTGTATACAAAAGTAACATCCCCTTTGCAATCAACTCCCCATCAGCAGTAATTACACGTTAGCTATTTGCGCTATATTTAGAGATCCGCCATTTCATAAACCCCCTTGGTAACCATCGGCAGACAAGCAGCTAACTCATGCATGTTTACCCTCTAAATTATTTAAGCTTTATTGGCGTGATTCAGTCATTTACTTTCTTCTGGATTGAAGTTATGACGAAATTTTTCACTCCTCTAAGCTGAACTCTGATCAATTAAGTGAAATCACTTGTCTTTGAGTAGAATTTGAACTACGAAACAGGTAAAACAGGTGGTGTAATGCTTTTTCAAAGCTGTCATTATGCTCAGTAACACATAGTAcaagtaaaacatgaaaagcaaagtTATTTCTTCCTTCAAGACTCTAGGTGGAGAGCCTTGTGCGATGACAGTTTGATGCCCATCGAGTCACCTCGGAAGCACATCCTGCTGTTTGCCACCACACGCAGTGGCTCCTCCTTCACGGGGCAGCTCCTCAACCATCATCCAGGGATCTTCTACGTGTTTGAGCCTCTGTACCACGTCCAGCAAGCATTCACTAACTCCAGCAGCAGGTTACGTCGCTCACTGGACCGCCGCGCTCTACTGGGAGCATACAGGGACCTCCTTCTCAATCTCTACACCTGCGACCTTCACTTCATGGAGAATTACATCCGTCCAGAGCCTCAGGACCATGTCACAAGCTCCTTCTTTCGACGAAGCTCCAGCCACGCTCTCTGTTCTCCTCCCGTGTGCTTGGAAGGAGGTGAAGGAGTCGCCCCTGACCCACCTGATGAAACCTGGTGTCCTAAGAAGTGTGGCGCCTTGAACCTCACCCTAGCCTCAATGTCGTGTCTGTCAAGGGGACACATAGCCATAAAGACTGTGCGGGTCCCTGAGGTGGGGGACCTGCGCACCCTGACGGAAGATCCTCGTCTGGACCTGAAGATCATCCACCTGGTGAGAGACCCCAGAGCCATCCTCACCTCACGCATGATGGCGTTTTCAGATCAGTTCCGGGCTTGGAAAATATGGAATGCGACAGGACGGCAGCCTCGATATGTGGACTTGTCGCAGATAACTAGCACCTGTAAGGACATGGCAGCCTCTGCAGGAACAGGCCTGAAAAGACCAACCTGGCTGCGGGGCCGCTACCTGCTGGTGAGGTATGAGGATCTGGCATTCAACCCGAAGGAAAAGGCCAGTGAGATCTACACGTTTGTGGGGCTGGAGATGGTCGACAGGGTGCGGATGTGGATCGCAAAGAACACCAACAGTAACGTGTCGTCTCCATCTGAGTGGAACTACAGGTACTCCACCACCAGGGATTccagagtgacagcagagagctgGAGGCTTCGTCTCAGCTTTGACATCGTGAGGACTGTGCAGAATCTGTGCAATGACACATTGGCTTTGCTGGGATACAAGCAGGTACACTCTGCAGCTGAACTCAGAAACTTGTCTCATAGTTTAGTGGAACACAGGACCTTTGAACCAGTCACATAGAAGATTTGATTAAAGGCTCAGATAAACTTactgttatttatatatttctgctGACTTTCCTCTCTGTCATGATGCTGATAAAATGAATGTAGTCCATCATATTTTTGAACAATGCCTAAGATAATTTAATGTCAGttctattttaaatttttatggTTCTGTTAAAGATATTATAAGTGCCaaaattcatgtgtgtgtggtgctggaAAATTTACTAATCTGTGCTACTGTATGAGTCGACTGACGTTTTAGGTAAAACACAGAATCCTGATGCGACTGAGTTTTTATGACCcatttggttttgtttagttttgttttcatgacttgatttctcatcatttcagtgtttacagattttaaatgggagaaaaacaaactaac
This is a stretch of genomic DNA from Scatophagus argus isolate fScaArg1 chromosome 7, fScaArg1.pri, whole genome shotgun sequence. It encodes these proteins:
- the si:ch73-62b13.1 gene encoding carbohydrate sulfotransferase 1-like isoform X2 yields the protein MECSWKTVLLLVCASLGVQYTAIRTLRDSLSGRCQGAYRCQTRHHRDSRWRALCDDSLMPIESPRKHILLFATTRSGSSFTGQLLNHHPGIFYVFEPLYHVQQAFTNSSSRLRRSLDRRALLGAYRDLLLNLYTCDLHFMENYIRPEPQDHVTSSFFRRSSSHALCSPPVCLEGGEGVAPDPPDETWCPKKCGALNLTLASMSCLSRGHIAIKTVRVPEVGDLRTLTEDPRLDLKIIHLVRDPRAILTSRMMAFSDQFRAWKIWNATGRQPRYVDLSQITSTCKDMAASAGTGLKRPTWLRGRYLLVRYEDLAFNPKEKASEIYTFVGLEMVDRVRMWIAKNTNSNVSSPSEWNYRYSTTRDSRVTAESWRLRLSFDIVRTVQNLCNDTLALLGYKQVHSAAELRNLSHSLVEHRTFEPVT
- the si:ch73-62b13.1 gene encoding carbohydrate sulfotransferase 1-like isoform X1; its protein translation is MREGCRARGGGRMECSWKTVLLLVCASLGVQYTAIRTLRDSLSGRCQGAYRCQTRHHRDSRWRALCDDSLMPIESPRKHILLFATTRSGSSFTGQLLNHHPGIFYVFEPLYHVQQAFTNSSSRLRRSLDRRALLGAYRDLLLNLYTCDLHFMENYIRPEPQDHVTSSFFRRSSSHALCSPPVCLEGGEGVAPDPPDETWCPKKCGALNLTLASMSCLSRGHIAIKTVRVPEVGDLRTLTEDPRLDLKIIHLVRDPRAILTSRMMAFSDQFRAWKIWNATGRQPRYVDLSQITSTCKDMAASAGTGLKRPTWLRGRYLLVRYEDLAFNPKEKASEIYTFVGLEMVDRVRMWIAKNTNSNVSSPSEWNYRYSTTRDSRVTAESWRLRLSFDIVRTVQNLCNDTLALLGYKQVHSAAELRNLSHSLVEHRTFEPVT